The window TGAAGTGTATATCAAGATTCCTTTGGGGTTCGCAGCTCCAAACGATAACCGAGTCTGCCGTCTCAGAAAGTCACTCTATGGGTTAAAACAAGCACCCCGGTGTTGGTTTGCTAAACTAGTTGAAGCCCTCGTGAAATATGGATTCTCTCAGACATGCTCAGACCATTCACTGTTTGTGTATTCACGCAACAAAGTCACACTGCGCATTCTTGTCTATGTCGATGACTTGATTATCTCGGGAGACTCATCAGATGCAATACGATCATTCAAAACATATTTATCAACATGTTTCTTTATGAAGGATTTGGGTTCTCTCAAATATTTTCTTGGCCTCGAAGTCGCACGAGGACCACAAGGAATCTATCTATGTCAACGTAAATATACGATTGATATCATTACGGAGTGTGGCTTGCTTGGAAGTAAACCGGCTGGATCACCTATGGATCAAAACCACAAGCTCGCAAAATCAAACAGTCCGTTTCTTGATGATCCAGAACGGTACCGACGCCTTACTGGAAGACTCATTTACCTTCTAGCTACTCGACCAGATCTTGCATATTCTATCCACATTCTCACTCAATTCATGCAAAAGCCTAGAGAGGAACATTGGCTTGCAGCCTTCAAGGTTGTGCGGTACTTAAAAGGGACGATTGGACAAGGGGTTCTATGTCGTGCCGATGCTCCGCTCTCCTTGACTGGTTGGTGTGACTCAGATTGGGGCGCATGTCCGGTGACGCATCGATCGCTAACTGGCATGATTGTACAATTTGGGACGTCCCCTGTAGCGTGGAAGACAAGAAAACAGGATTGTGTTTCTCTTTCTTCAACTGAAGCCGAGTTTAGAGCACTAAAAGCTATAACACAGGAGCTTATCTGGATCAAGGATTTGCTTACTGAACTTGGTATTACACACAAGGAACCAATGCTCATCTGCTGCGACAACAAATCAGCACTACATATAAGCGCTAACCCGGTTCTACATGAAAAGACTAAGCATATGGGGATCATTTGCCAATTTGTACGAGATGAGATAACTAAAGGAGTCATCAGAACGACTCATGTTTCGACTCATGACCAGCTTGCCGATATTCTAACCAAAGCTCTTGGACGTAAAGAATTCGATTCATTTCTTCTCAAGTTAGGCATTAACAACCTACATGCTCCAACTTGAGGAGGGGTATTGGAGGATAACTCCTATATAACTTAGGATAAGTTTTCTATTTAAGTTTCTGATAAGGATAACAATTAGGTTTTCCTATTTACGTTAAGCTTTGGTCTTGTTTAAGTTCTTGAGTATATATACTCATCTATTTCATCAATAAAACAGAAGATCTTTATTTCAAACATACTATTTGTCAATGAAGCTTAACTACAAGGAAGAAGAAGGTAGTTTAACAACGATATGTCTAAGAGGGTTTATCATAATATCAGCAGCGGACACGGTGCCTCCGCCGTGCCTAACGAATTCCGCCGGAGAAAGAAAACTGCCGTGGCAGACACACACTATCTTCACCTCCTCCGTGTTTCCTCCATACCAATACAGAAACCCCTCCACTCGTTTCCCGTCAGCTCCGACATCCCTTGTCGAAACACACGGCATGTCTTCTAAAATGTACCGCGCCTTCTCCATTCCAGAAACATTCTGGTTCTCCTTATTCGTCGTATTTCCCTTTTTGCCCCTCCCGTTGACCGGGCCAGGGACAAtaaaacaatctttctcttccTTTTCCTTTGTCGGAGGAGGAGCGTTACATGCCATAAGTTCCATTGTCTTATCCGATCGCTTCCTCTTAGTCTCCGCCTCCGTTTCCACAGGCAGAGAACGTGTCCGATCCAGCTGGAAAAACATGTCCGAAACTCCTTGCCACACTGTCTGCCGCATATCTCCGCCGTAAACGTCACCGGATCTTTGTCCGTCGAAGATGAAACCTTCAGGTATGGAAGAAGATCGACCCAGTTCAGAGTTCTTCCTTTTCCTCGATCTCGGATCCGTGCCAAACTGACCGTTCAGAGAAAGACCTAACGTTAGCTCAATATCTTTATCATCCTCTTCATCTTTTTTCTTTGCTTCTTCCCGATCCTCAGAGTCCCTGTGACCAAAAAGGTTGCTTGCGATGAAAAACTTCTGCAAAAGATTGTTAGTAGATAGATTTGGGACTTGAACGACGGCGTTTGTGCCTCCCCTTGCTCTTAACATCTCCAtgattatcaaaataaaaatacagtaAATGCTTAGAGAATATCTGAAAACTGAAGTCAGAGCATTCgaattcaaatttgttttctaactTCCGTTTACAATTTCGAGACGAAACAATCTTTCTTAAAACAAGTACCAAATGCCTACTATTATGAACTATAGTACTACAATTTGCagtattttatatttgtcaggaaaatcatgtttttagttatttaataagCCTAGTTGACGGGTTGTACGGATTTATTTCCTTTTAGTATATTTCACACAAGTTGGCTTAcaaaaaataccaaatataCCATTATTCCAGTTAATATgccatataaattattatttttttttttttgacaacaataaCTAAACTATGATAAGAAACCTTCCGGCTCGGAAAATCAAACCGGTGGGGTAGAATCAACATAAAACACAGCTGAAGGGGAACTCCGAGCACCTCGTGCAAGCTTGTCCGCCACTAGATTAGTTGCTCTTGGTATATGTCGAATCTTGAAGGAAGGAAAGAAACACTTACTGCGTCGAAACTCCTCTATGTGTGTagcaaaagctggccattcGTCTGGTGaggacaccatcttcaccaattgagaacagtcTGTTGCAAAAACTACGTCTGAAAAATCAAGGGTCTTCATGCACTCCATAGCCCATATCAAAGCTTCACATTCGGCATGTAGAGCTGATAAGCTTCTTCGGAGATTCATCGCCCCCATCATCTTCTCTTCTGATCCTACTACTCTGCAGAACCATCCCTACCCCGTGAATTTGTCATTCTCTTTCCACGCACCATCTACAAAACAAATTCTTGACTGTCCTGATGCTTGCCATTCAAAATTTTGTGGGCCCAAAACTTGTTTTTTTGGAATTGTAGTCTGAGCTTCCGCCCATACCTCGCTCTCCACTTCTGCATATCTAAGTATTTCCTGAGGATTTCCATCTCTATTattgaaaactttattatttctatttttctaaATGTACCACATAATCCATGGAAAGTTACTAAAATCATGCTTTTGGCAATCTCCAGAAGAGATAATCCATATTGGTAAATACCGAATTCGTTGGAAAAACACCAGGGGCTGAGGGGATTTTCGATAAAGCCGAAGTTTGCAGAACTGGAGGACATTCAAATAAAGCATGATTAACTGACTCTTCCTCTGCGCCACAAATACTACATCGAGTATCACAATTAATCCCCCTTGACCTTAAGTTTTTTGAAACCGATATAGTATATGAGAGAACTTGCCAAACAAAATGTCTCAATTTCGGGGGACATTTAAGTTTCCAACAAAAAGCCAAAAGTGGTTTGATATTCGGACCATAAGGAACTAAATCATGTGCTTTATCtggaaataatttttcaaccctATATCCAGACTTAACAGAATATTTTCCTGACTCTGTGAAAGGCCACCCATAAGAATCCTTCCTATCATTCCGGCTTATAGCCATGCCTCTAATAATTTTAACATCATCCGGATGTATGTATGCATTGAGCAAATCCACATTCCAAGACTTAGTCAACGGATCGATGAGATGATCCACCTTCAAAGAAGGATTTAAAAATTGGGGTAGCGTTTTTGGTTTAGCTGACCTCGGGCGAGGAGCAGGAATCCACGGATCATTCCATACGGAGATGGTCTGTCCTGATCCTACTCTTTTGATTAGCCCTTtattaaccagagatctagctgaGCAGATACTTCTCCAACCATAGGAAGGTGAATAAGATCTGTGAGGATCCAATGGATCAGTATTCCGAAAATATCGGCCTTTAAATACCTTTGAAAACAAACAATCTGGTTTATCTATCAACCGCCATAATTGCTTAGCCAATAAGGCCGTATTAAAATCTTGAAGATCACGAAAGCTAAGACCTCCCTCCTCCTTAGATTTACATACTTTATCCCATGAAAACCAATGTATACCTCTTTTATTGTTACCACTACCCCACCAGAAGTGAGAAATAGCCCCTGTAATTTTCTTTATAACTGTCTTTGGTAATCTATAACAAGACATAGTATGATTTGGCATTGTCGACGCCACTGAATTTATCATCACCTCTTTCCCGCCCTTAGTTAGGAACCGGACCGTCCAACTGTTCACCTTATTATTTACTCCTTCattcaaaaaaccaaaaatttgtgTTTTAGATCCACCCAAACTTTCTAGTATTCCCAAATAATTTCCCATAccacctaattttttttaaagtttctttTTGTTGCCATATAAATTATTCTATTTGCAACAAaaagaaactttaaaaaaattagtgggTTTTCGTTGACATGAATAGATAGGAACTTTcattaattgttaaaaaaaattatactagtATTTCTCTCTGTTGGAAACAAGAAAAGGTCGACACACACCCACCACGCCACGTGGTAAAGGGCATCAAATGGGAAGAGAGCTTAGCGTAGACGTAGGCTACTTGTTGATGCACAACTTGACACGTGTCTTTTCATCAACGTGATCAACTACGACAGTCACTTTATCGCCACGTTTATCCAGTCAGACTGGGGCCCCGACAagcaataaataattttagctAACACCAATACGCGCTTGTGATAGAATGTGAGTTGCTTCAAGTTCAACAATTCTTACAAATGTAGTGTCGTTATTGAttatcaaaaccaaaaaaattattatcatgtTGTTAACCGTGGTTAGATTTTGTACACATACGTGTATTATTGATCAACTTTAGAGCGTCCAGctctttatatacatatacatttaGTGCTAAAATTTCATAAAACCCTAAGTATTATTAACAAGTTGAAGAGGAATGGAGGATCTCCTAAAGAGACGCAAACAATCAAGAGCAGATCGAGTTGTGGGATCCCCATAGTGGCCAACTTGTTAATTTAATCTCTCAAAGATCATATGATTACTGACACGTTTCGCTTGACAGAGTACGCCACGTGTGGTTTTATTCATTGATTCACGACAATATGCAACCAAGTTGCAGGGACATGATAGCATTAACATCTACCTAAGCATGGTCAACCAAGCTTAGACTAATTTTTTGTTTAGgcttttatcttattttacttttaaacgATGCAACTTATATAAAACCGACTTTACTATAAATTGGTATACTGGAATTTCTAAGGGTTGCAATACTTGTAAGAGTAATCTCACTGAATTCTAAATACTTTTGAGATGAGTATTTCAACAtcaaaactctattttaaatacaatattttCCTTGCTTAGTGTAAGGTCCAAACGTTAAAATCCCCAATAGAGATATTCCAACACCTTCTGACTTCTAAGACTTTATCCATTGGGCTTTACTTCTTTAGATTTTGCCCTCTCAATTTCTTTTGTTGGCCTGAGCGTCTGGATCCACGAAAGTACCacacaaccaataaaacattcACATAGTATATTTGAATTTCGTAGTGTACATGTGCACACCATTATATAGGTAAAAAGTCTTGCATAAACTTATCTAAACACACATAAAATACATATCTTGCGGATgacaaaagtaaaataaaaatacatacgTTAGGTTACTATCGAGTATGTTAACATACGGACTGAACATAGGGATTGGTGTTTGGGACAGGAACGGTGCAGATACAAAGTTTATTACCCTACGCAATAGAAACAGATTCATAAGTTATATATCTCTGATTTTTCACTGATgccatcttttttttaatataaaatccaCCTAGTGTTAATTATATATGCAGCATATGCTTGTCACTTTGCCCCAAAGTAAAATTTAAGATAGCAACAATTACACTAAGCTCAGGCACTATATGTATGCATGTGTTTGTTCATCAATTTTATATcaagatataaaataattttcaatatttttaaataactataTGAGAGAAAAGTGAATGGGAAAGGAGGGGGGACCATTGAGCAGATaactctcttctttttttttaagaggagatatctctcttcttctcttctgttTTCTTCAGTTTCTCCCTCGAGATGCCCAACCTCTTCACTCTTCATCTACCTATTAGCCAATGTATACAACTACGTAATAAATACACATTTTAGTCAGCTGTTTTGTctttaattttaactttatcTATACATATTATGAATGTCATATTCACTAGCAAAATTAAAGAAGCTAGCTTCAGATACGTTTTATTTTTCCATGTAAACCAGATATAATCGGAGGGAACTGTTTGGAAATCAAAACTTAGTTTAATTGTATGGccagttaacaaaaaaaaaaaaccactgTATATAACGAACAGTCATAACTATATACAACTACTATGCTAAACACAGAAAATTTAACACAAACACATAATCTACAATAACTTAGACTATTACAATTTTTAGTTAACTCTTTCACACGCGGACTATATATAAACGTTTTTGGTAGAAAGACCAATTAATGTTCTGGATCATTGAGTCAACTATACAGTGCTAAAATCTCAGAAATGTGGCTTCTGTcgaaatatatatgtatgtagttAACGTATTTGTATAGTTTTGGTAGAGATTTCAAACTTCGATGGAAGAAACTAAATTCTATACGTCTCGAAATGGCATGCGTACCGACGGCATTGTATAGATTTGACTATTTTATTTCAACGACCATAATTAGTAATTTCGAGTTCTATAATTTGCAATATCCACGTATACCTCACATTACTCATAAAGATGATTCATACTATTTACGAATTCTTTTTGGTCGctagaatattttaaaagagGTGTATGGGATCAATAATAACAGTccaattttgaaaatgtatatacTTCTGTACCAAACATTTATATGAATAATTCAGAATTTGTCTTCATAAAATCcctttttcaaaacaaaaacaattttttttgtcttcatgggtgaatttatatatttgacttACGTCTTCAAATATGTTCGTATAGGACGAGACCCGTCATTCTCATGGttaattattaattgttatCACGATACGAAGTATAAAAAAGCTATTAAATTCCAATCTTGCTCATGATAACCACAAACTTTTGGATTCAGTGAAGTAGACATGACTTAGTGGATTCTTAGTTTGTCCGATTTCTCCTTTTTACCATGTGATGTCTTAAAATATCATGATCATCATCACCCTTTATTTTCCTAACTACCTTTGTTTTGATTCATAAGGATATATATTGCTTTCGTCCCttagctattttttttttgttaaggcCCCTTAGCTATTTTTCCTATTAATATCTTACAATCATCATTTATATAAAGACAATGTACAATTTTGATACAAGTGCAAAGTAGCTATGATATCgaatcatataaatatataaaaaaattattaactcAATCCAatcttacaaatatttttatacatttaacTTTTCATCAGAGTatacaataaatatatttatactatcACACATATTACCAGAtccaaatatataatacatagcAATTGGCCACAACCTTAGTCCGTAAACAAAaccttttaataaataaaaaaatgttaaaacgaTTGTCACTTGAAGAAAgtataatttagggtttagtgatgtCTAATAAATGTACTTGTGTCTAAAAGGCAGTCATGAGACTCATGACTCAATAAGGTGAGCGAGGCGTGCATTCAGTAATCCACAACTTTTATTAAATTGTCGATAACAGCATGCCCATGCACAATATATAAATAAGgaccatatatataatattactgTATATGTGAGTTGCATTTCATAAATGGtcacatatgtatatataatcaaGGTCTAAATTCACTCAAAATATATCTATATCTTTTATATTCGAATATCCGTAAGATATCCAATTTAAAAAGTGGGCTAAAACTCTTAAACATAAGCTATATCTGCTAAACTGTAAAAGCCTAGTTCTGATGGTTTTTTTAAggtaaaaatgtaaagaagTTCTGATGATTTACGAATTCATTACGTAAAAACATCAtcgttgttgacaaaaaaaaaatcatcgttAAGTGCTGGTGGTTTTTACATCATTGATAATAAAGTGATATGGTTGTTTAATCGGTCATGGTATCATTATTATAGACCCAGGATCACTTTTACTAGTGACTACTGACTGCAAATCTGCAATGGCGCCTGTAAAACATGGTGGATTACAATTTTGGGGGAAAAAACTCATATAAGTCtttcacccaaaaaaaaaaaaaactcgtatAAGTCCTGACTTTCTAATTATATCAACGAAATGTCAAAATTATATTGCTAGAAATGTTAGTTTACTAATTTGTGAAATTAAATTTAAGAATCGTGCATTAACCCTTTCATAACGATTAACATTATATTGACAAAAACGAgtttatttataatgttttgatTATCCATTCTATTAAAGCTGAATTACAAATAATATTTGCATATTTTTAAGTGGttctttacatatttttttattaattccaaccagtttgtttattattttcttttaatgttttattacatcttttacatttatttttcaCTCTTTCAAATTactacattaattgtatttaccataataatttgatgtcatttattttatgtattaatcATAATAATTTCACGTGTCATTTTTTTTGCTCCATTAGTGAAAATAATTCAAACTGGTtagcaaaattatttttatttgtttacataATCATTTAAACATGGACATTTAGGTATACATTCAAATATAGTTTGGTTTTTACGGGTATGAGTTGttggattttaaaattaaactatgttcagatattataaattttcggATAAGGTTTGAATTGGATTCTTCCGAGTCCGGGTAATTTTTTAGGaacataaaaatatctaaataacctatatgattaaaaatctcacaaaacgatttataaaaagataaaaatcaaCACCTGTCCAGACGTAAGCTCTAGTTTTCGTATTCAGAGCATCtaaaaaaactctattttaatttttttgttaagtttcttttgtatatttttgttatctaaatctagttttaaatattttaaaccttcttttaaagttttatttaattttatgtgtaaacttaaattttgtaaacaaaacttaaaatatttatgagatataatttttataaggattaaaataataaacaaaaaatatttatgaattataaatgtgatgtgtaattgtatggaccaaaatacaaataaaaatatgaaatttcaaatatatagtttcgcttctcaaaacttcaaatttgaaattttgaaattcgTTGAGAgcaaaaaatttcatatttgaagGTATATAGTGTATTTTGGAAATGCTCTGAGAAATAGTTAGATGTTTTGACAAGCTGCTATTATGTATAACTTCACGTCaataaatgtttaataatttGCTATCTTCACGTATGCTTGTTTGAGATCTTCTTCTTAGCCGTACTATGATTGCCGTTCATATCTTATACGTGGATAATATGATATCCGAATTGTGTTTTCTCGTCCGTCTATAGATTTACAGATATGATATGATCCATAATATTAAAGATGAAAATGAATATGACTGATTAATCAAagcatttattttattttccgtTCGAGGGATAGCGAAATTTGCCACGTGGCTCTACCATATCCATAGCTTTTTAGCATAAATAGTCGCAATTCTTCTAAACTTTGGAGGCTTGTGAAACTGGTAGGGTTCTCATATTCACTTCCAAAAGCATCTACctctttcttattttctttttcttttcatattcTCATTTTATTCAtgcttttgaaaaagaaaaacggaatcaaatactttttttctctctatctctcatCCTTATTCAGTccctcttcttcatcatcatcttattACTCGCTTTATCAAATAGCAAAACCCTAGATTTGCTGTTCAAGCTCATGACCGTTCAGACTCAGGAACTCAAGTAAGCAAACACATCTCATTTTTCGTGAACGAATATCtataaataaatcattatttcaccctaattttcttcaaataattttatttttataattttatttcgtGAGTTTCACTGTATTACGATCacttgtttacaaaaaaaaaattagaaacccTAAAGGATAATATGATATTCttagaaattttaaactaaattgTTTTTGAAGATCTCAACAGTACTAGTATTATGAATACCGGACCTTGGAGAGATGCAAACGACGATGTTTCAGGCGGGACTAGGACAAGACGTAACGGAGAAGTAGAAGAAGATTCAGAAGAAGCTGTCGTCGTAGCCGTAGCCACCAGTGGCAAACCCGTTATTAAGAAGCCACCAACttcgatttcttcttcttcgtcgtcgtgGATGAAATCGAAGGATCGAAGGATTGTT is drawn from Brassica rapa cultivar Chiifu-401-42 chromosome A05, CAAS_Brap_v3.01, whole genome shotgun sequence and contains these coding sequences:
- the LOC103870934 gene encoding ninja-family protein AFP4, with the translated sequence MEMLRARGGTNAVVQVPNLSTNNLLQKFFIASNLFGHRDSEDREEAKKKDEEDDKDIELTLGLSLNGQFGTDPRSRKRKNSELGRSSSIPEGFIFDGQRSGDVYGGDMRQTVWQGVSDMFFQLDRTRSLPVETEAETKRKRSDKTMELMACNAPPPTKEKEEKDCFIVPGPVNGRGKKGNTTNKENQNVSGMEKARYILEDMPCVSTRDVGADGKRVEGFLYWYGGNTEEVKIVCVCHGSFLSPAEFVRHGGGTVSAADIMINPLRHIVVKLPSSSL